The following are encoded together in the Rhizoctonia solani chromosome 10, complete sequence genome:
- a CDS encoding bucentaur or craniofacial development protein: MSKLPTLSSVILDSDEDDDDYVPGEQDSDSDSETGREAKKPRTEEALDTKNNKLLPDDAARDALWSSFLESTRAEPVGSNISTPKFEAKMVTIEKKYRFAGEDVIEKVVVAEDAPEAQEWCKHQATDDRGASSTTTPDISTPGSRNLTPSTSPLPLVEMKDSKMEIPSSAKPKPPTKPRKSLSGLAAAAKSKKLTTLDKSRLDWQSHLASATQEERDELERNRKAGGAGYLEKVDFLARVDQRKDGVFEDSKRKRR; this comes from the exons ATGTCTAAACTTCCAACTCTCAGCTCTGTGATTCTTGACTCGGATGAGGATGACGACGACTATGTTCCGGGAGAACAAG ATTCTGACTCGGATAGCGAGACTGGGAGAGAGGCCAAGAAACCGCGTACAGAGGAAGCTCTAGATACAAAAAATAATAAACTACTTCCGGACGACGC GGCCCGCGATGCACTTTGGAGCTCATTCTTGGAATCAACTCGAGCTGAACCTGTCGGCTCAAACATTTCAACTCCCAAATTCGAAGCGAAGATGGTTACCATTGAGAAGAAATACCGATTCGCGGGAGAAGATGTAAT AGAAAAGGTGGTCGTTGCTGAAGACGCTCCAGAGGCACAGGAGTGgtgtaagcaccaagccacggACGACCGAGGCGCGAGTTCAACAACTACGCCTGATATCTCAACTCCGGGTTCTAGGAATTTAACCCCTAGTACCAGTCCTCTTCCCCTAGTGGAGATGAAAGATTCGAAAATGGAAATACCATCGTCAGCCAAACCTAAACCCCCTACGAAGCCTCGGAAGTCACTTTCTGGCCTGGCGGCCGCGGCAAAATCGAAGAAACTAACAACTCTGGACAAATCTCGCTTGGACTGGCAGTCTCATCTGGCGTCAGCTACCCAGGAG GAAAGAGACGAACTCGAACGGAACCGAAAAGCAGGAGGTGCAGGATACCTCGAAAAGGTAGATTTTCTTGCAAGGGTAGACCAACGAAAAGACGGCGTGTTTGAAGATAGCAAGCGCAAGCGACGCTGA
- a CDS encoding helix loop helix DNA-binding domain protein, whose product MLALPPRRRSAYDPSMYFSHNNFGSPFDAFNRVKYDGHASVDFSDTLASMISESDARNATNGGAHPTFHGQPQPNPFDPHQFPHASSGHPILSPTGPFPPAHHAFPASAPATSVAASIPSFFDGSDYAFLRGGTDRADTPSLASPTTADSPYSQTAPPLTNINTAPSKRGSGSAASRSRSRGPAAASTSRSRGAGARKRASISSPSPPPVATIPSQNAWYIPTHGSQHDGAAFGFGSSLAMSGAGASPKSIGAKVSMAEDLAAKQAQILSEKRRRRRESHNAVERRRRDNINEKISELSTLIPECLLSENPTPTSKDDILGAVDEEGTREGPKANKGMILRKSVDYIKYLQQLVRAQANRNRELESQLSHYRGTTADGAPASDESPLPLLRTGDSSTPVDLGNLFSIEDEDSMMSPASTLNPELSNQIMATLENRLESAAGETLSADEDEESLLDEDERGRQCARRGRFGRGVSLSVGKSERVDEVDESALSDGSGKMED is encoded by the exons ATGCTCGCTCTGCCGCCCCGCCGCCGCTCAGCATACGATCCATCGATGTACTTTTCGCACAACAACTTTGGCTCGCCCTTTGACGCCTTCAACCGAGTCAAGTATGACGGACATGCAAGTGTCGACTTTAGCGATACACTGGCCTCGATG ATATCCGAGAGCGATGCGCGCAATGCGACCAACGGAGGCGCTCACCCGACGTTCCATGGACAGCCGCAGCCCAACCCGTTCGATCCGCACCAGTTCCCGCACGCCTCGTCTGGCCACCCCATCCTCTCGCCCACCGGCCCATTCCCCCCTGCCCACCATGCCTTCCCTGCATCCGCACCCGCCACCTCGGTTGCCGCATCCATTCCTTCCTTTTTCGACGGCTCAGACTACGCCTTCCTCAGGGGCGGCACCGACCGCGCCGACACTCCGAGCCTCGCTTCCCCCACCACTGCCGACTCGCCCTACTCCCAGACCGCCCCGCCTCTGACTAATATCAACACTGCGCCCTCCAAGCGCGGCTCCGGCTCGGCTGCCTCTCGCTCCCGGTCCCGCGGCCCCGCTGCTGCCTCGACCTCTCGCTCGCGCGGCGCAGGAGCAAGGAAGCGGGCGAGCATCAGCTCCCCCAGTCCTCCTCCCGTCGCCACCATCCCCAGCCAGAACGCGTGGTACATCCCCACCCATGGCTCCCAGCACGACGGAGCTGCCTTTGGCTTTGGCTCCAGCCTCGCCATGTCCGGTGCCGGCGCCAGTCCAAAGAGCATCGGTGCCAAGGTCTCCATGGCCGAAGACCTCGCTGCCAAACA GGCCCAGATACTCTCCGAAAAACGCCGTCGTAGGCGCGAGTCCCACAATGCCGTCGAGCGACGCCGACGTGACAACATCAACGAGAAGATATCTGAACTCAGCACACTCATCCCCGAGTGCTTGTTGTCCGAGAATCCCACGCCCACCAGCAAGGATGACATACTCGGCGCTGTAGATGAAGAAGGCACCCGAGAAGGCCCGAAAGCGAACAAGGGCATGATTCTGCGCAAGAGCGTCGATTATATCAA GTATCTCCAACAGCTCGTCCGCGCCCAAGCCAACCGGAACCGCGAGCTCGAATCTCAGTTGTCTCACTACCGAGGCACCACCGCTGATGGAGCTCCCGCTTCTGACGAATCCCCCCTCCCGCTGCTTCGCACAGGCGACTCGTCCACTCCTGTCGATCTCGGCAACCTCTTCTCCATCGAAGACGAAGACTCGATGATGTCCCCCGCATCCACCCTCAACCCCGAACTCTCCAACCAGATCATGGCCACCCTCGAGAACCGACTCGAGTCCGCCGCCGGCGAGACCTTGAGTGcggacgaagacgaagagagTCTGCTGGATGAGGATGAGCGTGGAAGGCAGTGCGCTCGTCGAGGCAGATTCGGCAGGGGCGTGAGCCTGAGCGTGGGCAAGAGCGAGCGGGTGGACGAGGTTGACGAGTC GGCATTGAGCGATGGAAGCGGCAAGATGGAGGACTAG